One Amycolatopsis thermophila DNA segment encodes these proteins:
- the glmU gene encoding bifunctional UDP-N-acetylglucosamine diphosphorylase/glucosamine-1-phosphate N-acetyltransferase GlmU gives MTGPLSTVILAAGEGTRMRSNTPKVLHPLAGRPLVEHAVRAAAGLSPDHLVVVVGHGRDAVAGHLATVGEALGREVRTAVQEKQNGTGDAVSCALSVLPEGLSGTVLVSYGDVPLLDTQTLGALLAEHRENGHAVTVLTSVVADPSGYGRIVRDTDGAVTAIVEQKDATPEQLEIDEINSGVYAFDAAVLAGALGRLSTDNAQGELYLTDVLGIAREDGRGVGALVVDDPWLTEGVNDRVQLAALGAELNRRLVQRWQRAGVTVVDPASVWLDVDVELAQDVVIEPGVQLKGTTKVGEGAVIGPDTTLTNVTVGAGASVVRTHGSDSEIGAGASVGPFAYLRPNTRLGTKGKIGTFVETKNADIGTGTKVPHLTYVGDATIGEYSNIGASSVFVNYDGVRKHHTTIGSHVKTGSDNMFVAPVTVGDGAYSGAGTVIRRNVPPGALAVSTGPQRNIEGWVPRRRPGTPAAQAAEAALAAQENQEETERESSDES, from the coding sequence GTGACCGGCCCGCTGAGCACTGTGATCCTCGCCGCGGGCGAGGGCACCCGGATGCGTTCGAACACCCCGAAGGTGCTGCACCCGCTAGCCGGGCGACCGCTGGTCGAGCACGCCGTGCGGGCCGCGGCCGGGCTTTCGCCGGACCACCTCGTCGTCGTCGTGGGGCACGGCCGGGATGCCGTCGCCGGGCACCTCGCCACGGTCGGCGAGGCGCTCGGCCGGGAGGTCCGGACCGCCGTGCAGGAGAAGCAGAACGGCACCGGCGACGCGGTCTCGTGCGCTTTGTCCGTTCTGCCCGAAGGACTTTCGGGCACGGTTCTCGTCAGCTACGGCGACGTCCCGTTGCTGGACACCCAAACGCTGGGCGCGCTGCTGGCCGAGCACCGCGAGAACGGCCACGCGGTCACCGTGCTGACCTCCGTGGTGGCCGACCCGTCCGGCTACGGCCGGATCGTGCGCGACACCGACGGCGCGGTCACCGCGATCGTCGAGCAGAAGGACGCCACGCCCGAGCAGCTGGAGATCGACGAGATCAACTCCGGGGTCTACGCCTTCGACGCGGCCGTGCTCGCCGGGGCGCTGGGCCGGCTGTCGACCGACAACGCTCAGGGCGAGCTGTACCTGACCGACGTGCTGGGCATCGCGCGCGAGGACGGCCGCGGCGTCGGCGCGCTCGTCGTGGACGACCCGTGGCTCACCGAGGGCGTCAACGACCGGGTTCAGCTCGCGGCGCTCGGCGCCGAGCTGAACCGCCGCCTCGTGCAGCGCTGGCAGCGTGCCGGGGTGACCGTGGTGGACCCGGCGTCGGTGTGGCTGGACGTGGACGTCGAGCTGGCTCAGGACGTCGTGATCGAGCCCGGCGTGCAGCTCAAGGGCACCACGAAGGTCGGCGAGGGCGCGGTGATCGGGCCGGACACGACGTTGACGAACGTCACGGTCGGGGCCGGCGCCTCCGTGGTCCGTACGCACGGCTCCGACTCCGAGATCGGCGCGGGCGCGAGCGTCGGCCCGTTCGCCTACCTGCGGCCGAACACCCGGCTCGGCACCAAGGGCAAGATCGGGACGTTCGTCGAGACCAAGAACGCCGACATCGGCACCGGGACCAAGGTGCCGCACCTGACCTACGTCGGGGATGCGACGATCGGCGAGTACAGCAACATCGGCGCGTCGAGCGTGTTCGTCAACTACGACGGCGTGCGCAAGCACCACACCACGATCGGTTCGCATGTCAAGACTGGTTCGGACAACATGTTCGTCGCGCCGGTCACGGTCGGTGACGGTGCGTACTCGGGTGCTGGCACTGTGATCAGGCGAAACGTTCCGCCGGGGGCGCTGGCGGTGTCGACCGGACCACAGCGCAATATTGAAGGCTGGGTGCCGCGCCGCAGGCCCGGCACCCCAGCGGCGCAGGCGGCGGAGGCCGCGCTCGCCGCGCAGGAAAACCAGGAAGAGACCGAGCGGGAGTCGTCTGATGAGTCCTAA
- a CDS encoding GGDEF domain-containing protein has protein sequence MAELSDAWLAGRARELIAAVQHTEHSEQLDIVHTLDQLLEESQRRGEPVLVSQLLRATSLGRLVTRGLAAEAEPLLDEMLAHTRRHGLALFRADAHALRGRRLVLAKQEDAALTEIARALAILDDSNSPDMHMSRREWAKAQSSALVDCWIVLNQLGVYEAAEEVIARAHQAIRETAGPHEITLQLMNRIKMLLGWGLRLERVGRHEEAAAKFSTAASMAVAVEAPFAESLFPRRVGVPAVDQVGVLAAALALAAPDTTHVDRLRRLLIEPGYPHEQVIVTIALARSLEQGGQRDEALKALHATKLNLAEDNSMPSMNLHLMREIARLDSEPDLEGSRALVDYSAALEVELWHMRESQLATLDTRREHERLSAQHGAISQQALQDPLTGLPNRRALDEHLRTLSASTTAQPLAVALIDLDGFKGVNDQHSHAEGDDVLRVVASTLRDALRGDDIVARYGGDEFVALLPGAPVSAAKQALGRAVTAVDSLPHHLSHGVTLSVGLVSLRPQERADQVLARADAAMYQAKRGGGNQVATALSAAGEALTAEAETGSEADPRSAAGDDP, from the coding sequence CTGGCCGAGCTCTCCGACGCCTGGCTGGCCGGGCGCGCCCGGGAACTGATCGCCGCCGTGCAGCACACCGAGCACAGCGAGCAGCTGGACATCGTGCACACCCTCGACCAGCTGCTCGAAGAGTCCCAGCGGCGCGGCGAACCCGTCCTGGTCTCCCAGCTCCTGCGGGCCACCTCCCTGGGCAGGCTGGTCACCCGCGGTCTGGCGGCCGAGGCCGAACCCCTCCTCGACGAGATGCTGGCCCACACCCGCCGCCACGGTCTCGCCCTGTTCCGCGCCGACGCCCACGCGCTGCGCGGCCGCCGTCTGGTGCTGGCCAAGCAGGAGGACGCGGCGCTCACCGAGATCGCCCGCGCGCTGGCGATCCTGGACGATTCGAACAGCCCGGACATGCACATGTCGCGCCGGGAGTGGGCCAAGGCGCAGTCCAGCGCACTCGTCGACTGCTGGATCGTGCTCAACCAGCTGGGCGTCTACGAGGCGGCCGAGGAGGTCATCGCGCGCGCCCACCAGGCGATCCGGGAGACCGCGGGCCCGCACGAGATCACCCTGCAGCTGATGAACCGCATCAAGATGCTGCTGGGCTGGGGCCTGCGGCTGGAGCGGGTCGGCAGGCACGAGGAGGCGGCCGCGAAGTTCAGCACGGCCGCGTCGATGGCCGTCGCGGTCGAGGCGCCGTTCGCCGAGTCGCTGTTCCCCCGGCGGGTCGGGGTGCCCGCCGTCGACCAGGTCGGCGTGCTGGCCGCGGCGCTCGCGCTGGCCGCACCGGACACCACGCACGTCGACCGGCTGCGGCGCCTGCTGATCGAGCCGGGCTACCCGCACGAGCAGGTCATCGTCACCATCGCGCTGGCCCGTTCGCTGGAGCAGGGCGGCCAGCGGGACGAAGCGCTCAAGGCGCTGCACGCCACCAAGCTCAACCTGGCCGAGGACAACTCGATGCCGTCGATGAACCTGCACCTGATGCGGGAGATCGCGCGGCTGGACAGCGAGCCCGACCTCGAGGGCTCCCGCGCGCTGGTGGACTACTCCGCCGCGCTCGAGGTCGAGCTGTGGCACATGCGCGAGTCCCAGCTCGCGACGCTGGACACCCGCCGCGAACACGAGCGCCTCTCGGCTCAGCACGGCGCGATCAGCCAGCAGGCGCTGCAGGACCCGTTGACGGGACTGCCCAACCGCCGCGCGCTCGACGAGCACCTGCGCACGCTGTCGGCGTCGACCACGGCGCAGCCGCTCGCGGTCGCGCTGATCGACCTCGACGGCTTCAAGGGCGTCAACGACCAGCACTCGCACGCCGAGGGCGACGACGTGCTGCGCGTGGTCGCCTCGACGCTGCGCGACGCACTGCGCGGTGACGACATCGTGGCCCGCTACGGCGGGGACGAGTTCGTCGCGCTGCTGCCCGGAGCGCCGGTGTCCGCGGCCAAGCAGGCGCTCGGCCGAGCGGTCACGGCGGTCGACTCGTTGCCGCACCACCTCTCGCACGGGGTAACCCTGTCGGTGGGGCTGGTGTCGCTGCGCCCGCAGGAGCGCGCCGACCAGGTGCTGGCCCGCGCCGACGCGGCGATGTACCAGGCGAAACGCGGCGGCGGGAACCAGGTCGCCACGGCCCTGTCGGCCGCGGGCGAGGCCCTTACCGCAGAGGCGGAAACCGGCTCCGAGGCCGACCCGCGGTCGGCTGCCGGGGACGACCCGTAG
- a CDS encoding acyl-CoA desaturase, whose amino-acid sequence MEPPKTKGPKPVTAGQRGAGVQFSVYLGVILPLAALIAAVPFAWGWGLSWVDVGLFVVFYAISGLGITVSYHRYFTHGSFKAKPWLRVVLAIAGSLAVQGPVITWVADHRRHHAFSDRDGDPHSPWAFGTSPLAIAKGFWHAHMGWLFERDQSNAERFAPDLLKDPAIKKVDELFWLWTLLTLTLPALLGGLITWSFWGAVTAFFWAGLVRVCVLHHVTWSVNSVCHMIGERPFAARDKSANFWPLAVLSFGESWHNLHHADPTSARHGVKRGQIDISARVIWAFEKLGWVHNVRWPTPQRLARLASE is encoded by the coding sequence ATGGAACCACCCAAGACCAAGGGCCCGAAGCCGGTCACCGCCGGCCAGCGAGGCGCCGGTGTTCAGTTTTCGGTCTATCTCGGCGTGATCCTCCCGCTGGCCGCGCTCATCGCCGCCGTGCCGTTCGCCTGGGGGTGGGGCCTGAGCTGGGTGGACGTCGGGCTGTTCGTCGTCTTCTACGCCATCAGCGGTCTCGGCATCACCGTCTCGTACCACCGGTACTTCACGCACGGCTCGTTCAAGGCCAAGCCGTGGTTGCGCGTGGTGCTGGCCATCGCCGGCAGCCTCGCGGTGCAGGGCCCGGTCATCACGTGGGTGGCCGACCACCGGCGTCACCACGCCTTCTCCGACCGCGACGGCGACCCGCACTCGCCGTGGGCCTTCGGCACCTCGCCGCTGGCCATCGCCAAGGGCTTCTGGCACGCCCACATGGGCTGGCTGTTCGAGCGGGACCAGAGCAACGCCGAGCGCTTCGCCCCGGACCTGCTCAAGGACCCGGCGATCAAGAAGGTCGACGAGCTGTTCTGGCTGTGGACCCTGCTCACGCTGACCCTGCCCGCGCTGCTCGGCGGCCTGATCACCTGGTCGTTCTGGGGCGCGGTCACCGCGTTCTTCTGGGCCGGGCTGGTGCGGGTGTGCGTGCTGCACCACGTGACCTGGTCGGTCAACTCGGTCTGCCACATGATCGGTGAGCGCCCGTTCGCGGCGCGCGACAAGTCGGCCAACTTCTGGCCGCTGGCGGTCCTGTCGTTCGGCGAGTCCTGGCACAACCTGCACCACGCCGACCCGACCTCGGCGCGGCACGGTGTCAAGCGCGGTCAGATCGACATCTCCGCCCGCGTCATCTGGGCGTTCGAGAAGCTGGGGTGGGTGCACAACGTGCGCTGGCCGACCCCGCAGCGGCTCGCCCGGCTCGCATCCGAATAG
- a CDS encoding TetR/AcrR family transcriptional regulator: protein MTGAERRQQLLDVARKLFAEKGFDGTSIEEIAHRANVSKPVVYEHFGGKEGIYAVVVDRETQSLLDRMVSTLHGGHPRAMLEQAAGALLAYVEESRDGFRILVRDSPVASASGTFSTLLNDIAMQVEHILAQQFDARGYDDKLAPLYAQALVGMVALTGQWWLDARRPKRDEVAAHLVNLAWNGLSHLEHKPKLRLN, encoded by the coding sequence ATGACCGGCGCGGAACGCAGGCAGCAACTGCTCGACGTCGCCCGCAAGCTCTTCGCCGAAAAGGGTTTCGACGGCACCTCCATCGAGGAGATCGCCCACCGGGCCAACGTGTCCAAGCCCGTGGTGTACGAGCACTTCGGCGGCAAAGAGGGCATCTACGCCGTCGTCGTCGACCGGGAGACCCAGTCGCTGCTGGACCGGATGGTGTCCACTTTGCACGGTGGGCACCCCCGGGCGATGCTCGAGCAGGCGGCCGGCGCGCTGCTGGCCTACGTCGAGGAGTCGCGCGACGGGTTCCGCATCCTGGTGCGCGACTCGCCGGTGGCCAGCGCCTCCGGCACCTTCTCCACCCTGCTCAACGACATCGCGATGCAGGTCGAGCACATCCTCGCGCAGCAGTTCGACGCCCGCGGCTACGACGATAAACTCGCGCCGCTGTACGCCCAGGCGCTCGTCGGCATGGTGGCGCTCACCGGCCAGTGGTGGCTGGACGCCCGCCGTCCCAAGCGCGACGAGGTGGCCGCGCACCTGGTCAACCTCGCCTGGAACGGGCTTTCCCACCTGGAGCACAAACCGAAACTGCGCCTGAACTGA